From Toxorhynchites rutilus septentrionalis strain SRP chromosome 2, ASM2978413v1, whole genome shotgun sequence, a single genomic window includes:
- the LOC129769965 gene encoding uncharacterized protein LOC129769965: MEKNKNKTTTKNQFERIVLLLEQEPDIAKGFSRGNSGPFWDDLAAEVNSLGPPIRDGSGWKKVWADYKSGLKRKLAHNKREQRATGGGPNKIINLSELEEQAVLLTGLLATVEGIPGTSSHGTQLGSPSGEPQAADQENFIYYGTSDECDGINNTIHFQPSQPKKSRPSTTRLLELQVEQQNKFHTNVKSLLKNTNKNLSDLVHYQRQSARAILSVDATLKEHLSEQKRHNHEMEKIAPEKSIATNP; this comes from the exons AT ggaaaaaaacaaaaacaaaacaaccactAAAAATCAGTTCGAGCGGATTGTGCTGCTTCTGGAGCAAGAGCCGGACATAGCAAAGGGTTTCTCCCGAGGAAATTCCGGACCCTTCTGGGATGATCTGGCGGCAGAAGTCAATAGTTTGGGACCGCCTATTCGCGATGGAAGTGGATGGAAAAAG GTTTGGGCGGACTATAAGTCCGGATTAAAGCGAAAACTCGCTCACAACAAACGGGAGCAGAGGGCGACAGGTGGAGGacccaataaaattatcaatttgtcCGAGCTGGAGGAGCAGGCAGTTCTACTAACTGGGTTACTTGCGACCGTGGAAGGAATCCCGGGTACCTCATCTCATGGAACACAGTTGGGTTCGCCTTCGGGTGAACCTCAAGCTGCAGACCaggaaaattttatatattatggTACTTCCGACGAGTGTGACGGTATCAATAATACCATTCACTTCCAGCCCTCTCAGCCGAAAAAATCCAGACCTTCTACCACGAGGCTATTAGAGCTGCAAGTCgagcaacaaaacaaatttcacaCCAATGTGAAATCCCtgttaaaaaacacaaacaagaaTTTGAGTGATCTGGTTCATTATCAGCGCCAATCAGCTCGAGCGATTCTTTCCGTGGATGCCACACTCAAAGAACATCTGAGTGAACAAAAACGACATAACCACGAGATGGAGAAGATCGCGCCGGAGAAATCAATAGCGACAAATCCTTGA
- the LOC129770698 gene encoding putative nuclease HARBI1, which yields MDSVLLPNLAEQEEIGMPCYHRRNHRKSTDFMKLSDEAFIKSFRLSKEAFRYVLEEIENCLTTRKGGLSTEVKLAACLRFFAEGNYQHGAGQDCHIAIAQPTFSKVLTEMLNILERTLCKKWISLNMTEDEQRRAKLHFYQKTSIPGVIMCLDGTHVKIIPPKLNRNLFFNRKGFYSLNVLIVCDDQQRIRFVDPTFQGSNHDSHIWRVSPARTHFEQLHQNGEVNTKILGDAGYPSEPWLVTPFRAAEEGSLESDFNRRHALGRAIVERTIGLLKNRFRCILGARQLHYNPTKCAQIINVCCALHNICLEFGRSQ from the exons ATGGATTCCGTTTTGTTACCGAATTTGGCGGAGCAAGAAGAAATTGGAATGCCTTGCTACCATCGGCGAAACCACCGAAAATCAACCGACTTCATGAAACTTTCTGATGAAGC ATTCATCAAAAGTTTTCGTCTAAGTAAGGAAGCTTTTCGGTACGTTTTAGAGGAAATTGAGAACTGCCTTACCACAAGGAAAGGTGGTCTATCCACGGAGGTGAAACTCGCAGCATGTTTGCGATTCTTTGCTGAAGGAAATTATCAACATGGAGCAGGGCAAGATTGTCACATTGCCATAGCACAGCCCACATTTTCCAAGGTGCTGACTGAAATGCTTAACATTCTGGAGCGGACACTGTGTAAGAAATGGATTTCCCTAAATATGACGGAAGACGAACAGCGGCGTGCTAAACTACACTTCTatcagaaaacatcaattcCGGGTGTTATTATGTGTTTGGATGGAACCCACGTAAAAATTATTCCACCTAAGCtgaatcgaaatttgttttttaatcggAAGGGATTTTATAGTCTCAACGTTCTGATT GTTTGTGACGATCAGCAAAGGATTCGTTTCGTTGATCCTACCTTCCAGGGATCTAATCATGACTCTCATATATGGCGTGTAAGCCCTGCAAGAACTCACTTTGAGCAGCTTCACCAAAATGGTGAAGTTAATACTAAGATTCTAG gtgatgctGGTTATCCATCGGAACCTTGGTTAGTTACCCCATTCAGAGCAGCGGAGGAAGGGAGTTTGGAGAGCGATTTTAATCGCAGGCATGCCTTGGGTCGTGCTATCGTCGAGCGGACAATCGGTTTACTAAAAAATCGGTTTAGATGCATCCTTGGCGCGAGACAACTTCACTACAATCCTACTAAATGCGCTCAAATTATAAATGTATGCTGTGCACTTCACAATATATGCTTAGAATTTGGTCGTTCTCAGTAG